TCGAAAAGCTGCAAAAGCACCTTGACGAACGGCTGGACAGCATCGAAACAGATACTCGCTACCTCGTTGCCAGGGTCGCCATGCTGGAGAAGCTGGCGAATGAGAATTCACGTTGAAAATTATCTATATGTCGGTTCTGCTTGGTCAAGTAACGTTGTTTCCAGCCTACCTACGAGCGATTGAGACGCATAAAACTTGACCTTGATCCCAAGAACATTACAGGCTTTACTCATCGTTGTTTCATTCCAGCGTTTCTTTCCTGCCAATAAATCTGAAATGTATTGAGGGCTGTATCCCATTTTCTTCGCTAAATTACTTGCATTGATATTTTGCAGGCCCATTAATTCTTTCACCGTTTGAGTAAAATTCATCTCTCCCACCACCTACTTTATTAAATTTAGTCTATTTGATTAATTATGGCAAACCCTGTTTTCCCCTATTTGTTTAATTTATTTTCATTTTATAGGTAATTACTCCATTAGATTAACTTTTTCTTTAATTTTAATCTATTTGATGATTGTGATAATAAAAGTGCCGTGTTAAACTAAAATCAGCTAATAGCGGAGTGATAACAATGATTAAATCAACCAATAGGCTAAGAGAATTAAGAGAAGAAAGAGGAAAAAGCGGCACTGAGATAGCGGATCTACTGGAGATATCTCCTCAGTACTACTACGATCTGGAAAAAGGCGTTAAGCGTTTAAATGAACCCTTGATACGCAAATTAACCGAAATTTACGGAGTTTCATCCGATTACCTTCTTGGTTACGCGGATGATCCGCGGCCTTTACCACATGAAGGCGAAAAGTCGCAAATGGAATACAAATCCGATATAGAGGAACAATGGCCCGAGGTCGCCAACGTGCTGCGCAGGTCCGGCAAAAAACCGACCCCCAAGGAGCGACGCCGGATCGCGCGCATCATCGAGGCGGCAATAGAAGATACATCAGACGACTGATCTCTCGGACAGCCGGCTTTAAATAAGGAGGCAAGCAAATGCGTCTACCTGTTACGCTTTTCCCAGGTGAAGACGGATACATTGTTGTCGAATGCCCGGTTATACCCGGCTGCGTCTCTCAGGGACGCACCGAGCAGGAGGCTCTCGAAAACATCAAGGAGGCAATTCTTCTTTGTCTGGAGGTCCGCAAAGAAGAGAGGCTTCCCTTGACTTTGCCTATGAGAGAAGTCGAGGTTGCAATCTAAATGGCCCGCCTCCCCTTAATCTCCGGCCGGGACGCAGTGAAGGCTTTCAGTCGAGCCGGATGGGAAGTCAAAAGGCAGCGTGGCAGCCATATTGTAATGACCAAAAAAGGTTCCATTGCCACCCTTCGATCCCCGACCACGAAACGCTGGACCGTGGCACACTTCGAACCCTGATCCGTAGGGCCGAATTGTCTGTTGATGAATTCACGGCCCTGCTGGACTAAAACTTAAAATGGAGATGGAGTTGTGCAATGTAGATGAACGTGGCTTGTCGTTCCCTCCGGGTGCGGGTTGGCGAGGCTCAAGCCGCAGCTTGGCTTTTTCTTTGCGAAATGGGCATCAAGGCTCCTCCCGTGCCGGTTAAAAAACTGATCAAGATGCTGGGCCGGCTGTTTTATTTCTACAGTTCCCAAGACCCGGAGTTTGCCGACGAAGAGGGTTTCTCATATCTGAAAGGGAGAACTTATTACATAT
This DNA window, taken from Bacillota bacterium, encodes the following:
- a CDS encoding helix-turn-helix transcriptional regulator, coding for MNFTQTVKELMGLQNINASNLAKKMGYSPQYISDLLAGKKRWNETTMSKACNVLGIKVKFYASQSLVGRLETTLLDQAEPTYR
- a CDS encoding helix-turn-helix transcriptional regulator, whose protein sequence is MIKSTNRLRELREERGKSGTEIADLLEISPQYYYDLEKGVKRLNEPLIRKLTEIYGVSSDYLLGYADDPRPLPHEGEKSQMEYKSDIEEQWPEVANVLRRSGKKPTPKERRRIARIIEAAIEDTSDD
- a CDS encoding type II toxin-antitoxin system HicB family antitoxin, translated to MRLPVTLFPGEDGYIVVECPVIPGCVSQGRTEQEALENIKEAILLCLEVRKEERLPLTLPMREVEVAI